A region of the Scatophagus argus isolate fScaArg1 chromosome 14, fScaArg1.pri, whole genome shotgun sequence genome:
AAGAGTGTTTATTTGGACAGATTAGAGAAGTCAGGGTGCGCTGCCCAATCCACAACATTTTACACCCTCACTGAGGACTTTCTCCACTCCACTGTCAAATACTGATAAGGTGGGTTTCAAAATCAAGAACAACTCAGTTGCTTTTATAGTGACGGTTCTGCAAAAATGCCTTGCAAACTGCTAATGCCGTTTTGTGACTATAGGACTGACTGTTATGTAAGATGTAGGCCGTACTACAGTCATTATGACACTATATCGTACATACTATACTTATGAGGGTGAGAACAATGAGACAGAACAACCCAAAGTGCTAGAGCTCTGAAGTAAGATGGTAAAGGGCAAACCTGGGTTGCTTAAGAAGTGCCTCAGAAGCAGGAATGAGAGACGATTGGCCCTTGACCTTCTGATGAAAAACAGAGCTCTGCTTTCAGAAAACATAAGGAAATGAGGATGGGGAGGAGTGGGGGAACGATGACTAATTTGGTGGGGAAAAGAAGTTATCATGGGACTGATAAGAAACCAGAGGGGCTCAGTTCAAAGGGTGAAATTAGTATTTTGATATGAAGTCTCATTTTTTCAGCCCACTCTGAacatctttgtttatttatttcttagaTATATACCCTCCCCAGAGAGAATAAGGGTATTTTAACAGTTGGTATAAGGAGAAATGATCAAAGAGTCTGAGGCATTAGTGCTCTGGGTAAAAACAGATATGGGAGCAATGAGTGGTTTTGCCATTAACAATGCCACAGTATTCTGTTTATATGTGCATGTCTATGTCTGGGGGGCTGGTAGAGGAAGAACGTTTTTCCTGTCCTTGGAACCCGGATATCCGCTGCTGTGTCCACGTTCTATGACAAGATGTCCCTGCATCTGCAGTTTTGGCAATCACATGTCCTCTAACCCCAGAGATGAAGGTAGAAATATGGTAAAAATAGCatccagagagaaaaaaaggtttacacataaaaaaagataCATACAAAAGGTTATGGGACAGTCTGATGGCTTGTGATGCCTCCGgtattgttgctgttttaaaaacagtgtaatgttaATCTACATTTGTCATTATTGGTTTATTTCATTTAGTTAGATTAGTAGTTGATTTGTATGGTTGGGTTTAGATAAGCTGTGGGCTCAGTTTGGCTGTTTGTCAGTTTGGCCCACCTTGGTCAAATTGTCAAGGCTACACTACTGTCTAAagtgaaaaaagacattttagttAGTTTGACATCAGAAtactttctgttgtttttggatTACTGTTTCTTAATTAAATGGAGCATACAACCTGCAGTTTTGACAAGGTGGTATCAGAAAATATTGGTGGGGGGAAATAAATGCTCTTTTCTTGCTCAACATCAACCCTGAAGGCAGCCTTAAGCAAACTAGGCCAGTGGAGCCACCAAGTGGCCATCAGACGGTAACTAAAGGGCAGCTGCAATATGTACACGTTTGAACTGCATCACCGAAAAAAGAGTAAGGAGCCTCCTATCGGCTCATTCTGACTGTAGCCTATACATCTTCTCACAGTTACTGCTAGACAGATTTATATCACAATAATAAGGATAAATACAAGActgtttttgcaattttgcatTCCTAACATAAACAATATTGTTAAggataaaaagttaaaactaAAAGCTAATTTTCCATTCCCTTGCATTGTAGGAACCTACATTCCTACACAGAACATGTGAACActaaagacaaaacatacacatgcatgacagaagcagaaaatatgATGAATAATCTACAGTCATGCAACCCTGTGAAGACAGTAGATCTTTCAGCTACATTCTAACATGCTGATGGCAAGTAGGTGCACTTAACCCAATCACTCTGTTAGTTTAGcttattagcatgctaacatttgctatttaatactaaacacaaagcagagctgaGGCTGATTGGACAAATTCATATTTTGACCTGATAAAGGCTGGATCACCAAAGATTTGACAATTTATACTGATTTTCATACTGATGTGAGagccaaatttcatggcagtccatctaacagttgagacatttcactcaaaaacacaaaatgtcaaccTTGTGGTGATGCTCGAGAAAAAGTGAGGGCACGTCATTTGGATTCATCCTCGGTAATCCATGAGTATCTGTGCCAACTTTCAAAGTAATTCATCGTGTTTGTCGTGTGtcatgtttcagtctggaccaaagcagTGGACTGACTGATATGCCTATGGCCAATAAGCAGAGGTCTGCATACGTCTGCGTCTCTGCAAGAGAGGTCTGCTACTAAATTTTCCACATACTTACATTCTATTCATCAGAAAagtttcaaagaaaaatgtactgAATTATTCAGTAATGTTTTTtcaataaaactgtgaaaaaaaagttGCTCATACTCCATCTATGCAGCTGACAACGATCAAGTCACCTCCCCTGAACGCAAGCAACTGCTGAGACTACAGACAGGAAATCAAAAGCAACACCTTTTTGTTGAATAatttatcaaaacattttattttcttgaacaACAATACAATATGTCACAGAAATATCACAGAGGGATTTAAGACAGGTCTGGCTCAGGTTGTCTTCTATGTGAATTCTTTTTGAAACAATAAATGCAGCATAAATCAAACAAGTCAAGAGGAAAGAGAGCATTATTACAACCTTtcaaataatactaataatgagGACaagacacacgcacacgcacacacacacacacacacacacacacacacacaaaagtcatCAAAAGTCACGTCCCTAAAAGTCTCTGCAAAAGTGTCAAGAATTACAACTACTGCTAATGCTCATCATAAAACCACTAATGCCTCACAAGATTATGAGTTTCAtacaatggaaaaaaacaaaacgctTTAAAAGATCTTGTATTTATCTGTTAGATACAGTACAAAGACATCATTCCATTTCTGTTACAAGCAACTGTGTTGAAATGGTTCTAAGCACCAATCGGTCGGTTTGAGTTGTATCACTGACTTCATATGTTGATGTGTAATGATGGGGCATTGAGGCAAGGAGGGGTCTAGCACCATGAATTTAAACTGCCCTCTGATTGCACTTCCCCTATCCACACATTATGACCATACTACATTTTGAAAGTACCTTGTAGCCCCTTATCAAGTGAAGTACCCTTTGATATGCAATAAATATATAAGAAAACAACCATGTACAGTATAAATAATGTcacaatttacatttttccattttctctgtaatgcaaaaaaaactgaaactgacaacAAAAAGAGGTATAAAAGTGGGAAAATTTTCCCATTGCAGTAATTAAACTTGAGTGAAACAGTATATTTTTTAGGGTGTATTATAATatagcaacaacaaaaacaaaagactgaggTGAACAAATTTGACCATATACAAATTAGATGCTTTGATTGAGAACAAAACTACATAAGTCTTCTAGTAAACCTGAAAACAGATACATTATATACAGTAAATGGTGTGCACAGACTAATGAGTGCAGGGGTAAGATCTGAGAGATGACCTTAGTGGAGATTTGATGTGAATACAAATTAAACATCAGATTTCACGCCGGAATCAGCTCTTGAATGTTCTTTGAAGTACAGCTAGAACAATAAGGGCCAGGCCGATACATCAGCCGACATTAGCTTATTGCATGTATCTATGTGTAGGTCGGCTGACGGGTAGGGAGAAATTGCAGCTAGCACGATGCCAAACAAGGTTTGAGACCCTTTTTAAACAACGTCTCCATTACTTACAGGGTTTGTGCACCAGAGAGCACTGAAAAGTAGATTTttatgctgtaaaataaataaatgtcaccAGTTATGAAagttttatttctaaaaaaaaggGGGGTAAAGGGTAATATTCTCTATGAGTTTTTACTTTCTCAAAAATTTTCTCAGAACATTACCCCCTTCCAGGCTTCATAAATCCTGTGCCTCATTACCCTAATACGCCACCGttatcaaacttttttttaaacttctatCAGTATCTGCCGCAAAAATCTGGTGTCCGTAAGGCTCTGCTTTAAATTacaacaaaatttaaaaccaAAAGTTGGACTTTTCTCAACAAAATGAGCGCTTTTACCCAGTCTGAAGGCCAAGTTTGTCATGTCTTAATGCATGTGCTCCTCGACACGTTAAGCAGGAAACAGAGTGATATTAACCCCCCTGGCAGTGCATGAAGCTGAGcctcagcagcacagtgaaaacactgaggtGCCACTCATTCTGCTCATCTGTTCGGCCTCATTGGTTTTTGCATTATAAGATAATGATTGTGTGTCTCTTTGGACTTTTTTCAGACTGTAATGGGCACTTCATTGACACAAACATCAATGGCGACCTCCACCGTCCCCACCCTTCTGTAGCCTGTCTATGCACACCACTGTGTATTCCATGAAGTCATTCACaatttacaattatttatttcctctgtcATCTAGAAACAAGAACATAGCAACAAAAGAGGTATAAAACTGAGATTGTTTTCCCCTTCCAAAAATAGAAGGACACTCTGTCTGTTTTGTGGGTGTATCAAAGAAACCACACCATCGACTATttagctggaaaacaaaacactggattTTTTTCATCTACATACTTGAGTTCCAACTAAGAATGAAACCATATTAGTCCTCTAGTAAACCCGTATTTTAGAGAAActgttaacattttttatttttttttttatatataattacATAAAACCTTATTTATGGGTGTTTAATCCTCTAATTACCTCTCCTCTAAATACAGTTCGCAAGGCCAATGTGGTGTACTTCTAGGCTGGTTAAACTTTTTAAGTATCTAACGAGAATAAATAAGATTGGAATAGCACCTCAAAGAGTATACAGACAGGAATTACAAATGTCAGAGTTTACCTGAAtaccaaacaaaaacaggaaccAATACAATGCCAAATGTGACAGTCAGCTACTTCTCCTGTGAAGCCATTCCCCTGCTGGTACAACAGAAGCACAGCAAATTCATGGACATATAGAATAACTAGATTGGTGTAAAAAAGTTCTACTGAATTTGCATAAAAGTACCTGAATTAATACACAGAACCGGCTACTTGACGCTTTTGAATCACAGCAGAGTCCGTTGAACATATAACCTGATTTTCAGTGCTAGCAGTACTCACATTTTTTTAGTACACATCTGAAATGCTTTTCATGACAAGTACCAGTCTAGTCATTCTATTTCAAAACACACGTCCAATCAGCAGCTGGTATGGGGAAGACAGTGAGCTATAGTTGGATTTGCTGAATATCCATACCTTATTGTGTGATGTAAACAATACTGAGTAAACGTGATTGGCTGATTCACAGAGTGTTTTTCAGGAATAGATTGCCTTGAAGACAACATTTGTGCTGCCATTAGAGTTTTGGTTATGGCTGAAAGACACAAGGGGAGGAGTCCTCACTTTGAAAAGGGTGATGGAGcctgaagggaaagaaaaagaggcagagacaaagcTCAGCTCGTCACTTGAAaaagcagcgtgtgtgtgtgtgtgtgtgtgtgtgtgcacatgaagtTATGATTTGGAAATGATCAGAAGCCAATGACCAATTAGAAACAATGGAAACGACACATGGACAAACTCGTAatagtacaaaataaataaaacttctaCTATctctattttccatttttttgtaaaatgatttttgtctGGATGTGAATGACACCAATGTTTAATTTTTGGACATAAATACAAGCTTAACATATCACCAACATGCCAGATCTTTACTCACTTATATAGAATGTTAGAATGGAGCACATGTATGGTTAAGATCATAACGGGAGGCACATTGCTGCCTCATTGAAAGTTGCTCTGGGTGGGGATTACACTAAAGTAATCTAAGTGCTAGCTTGCATTGCTGCTTTTTGAAAGTTCAGTTCTGACTGTCTGATGTGCAGGTGTGATCAGAGGCTGTTTTGAAgtgtcttcctcttcactaataagataagacaaaacaacaataatataaGCTTggacaacaaataaacacacaggtGTTCACTTTAATGGATCATCTATTTCTATTAAGCTTCAAGACTCTTAAAGCTGATGTTCATATCACACTGACATAACCACAGCCAGTGAGGGACTTAAAGAGAGGAAATCAGTCTAAAATCTTAATGGTTCCAAAATGGTTCCTGTTCTTTAACTCATCTGAGTTATGATTTTCGGTTTCTGGCAGATCTGATATGTGACTTGTAATACTGTTCTACACCTTTGCACAGCAGAGGAATGACTCATGTATGGAGTCCTTTTCAGATGTGATCTAGCCTCAGAACCTTTGTCAGAGTCACAACTGTTATTGTACTATCATAATAATATTAGAAAGTGAAACTGACCAGTGTGAAGCTGTCGTAGGTTTTCATCAGCTCCTCCATCCGATATTGTTCCAGCACCACTACTCCCGCCAGCGACGGGCTCTTAACTCGGGCACAGTCCTCACAGTGCACCACGTAGCTCTTCTTACTGCTGTTCTCACTGGTCACAAACAGCAGGTTGAAcacctccacctgcacaggCACATGCGTACATCATATCATTTTGTGTGCAATTCACTCTCTGCACTGAGAGTGAGGTTAGGCGGGGAGGGACTCACGTCACACTCGTTGCAGTAGTAGGCTGGCTCGTCCTTCACACGACTCTGGTAACAGATTTTCTTCCCTGCAGCCACCAGCTGCTGTCTCAGAATTTGGATGTGCTTGATGGACTGCAACAGGCAGTGTCTGCAAGGAGAAGAtagtgtgaacacacacacacacacacacatatacatgcacaaaGAGACATCTTACTTGATCATCTTGAAGGTATCCTGGTCGCTGATCTTGATGGTGCGAGCTACATTCCAGGACACGTGGATCATGGGAACGATTGACTTTACCTTCTTCACATCGTTCCACTCAAAGCGCTCCAGGGCGAGTTGATATTGATATGCTAAGACAGCAATCAGAACAGAAACACCGCTGAGGCTCAAAGCAGGCAGCTTATTAAACTTCATATTTCAAGCACAGATATCAAGCGTTAAGCTGCTCTTATTGTTTTCTGGTCCCTGTAACTTACAGTTGAGTGGTCCCACGTTCCAGGCGATGTTGTTGCACCAGCCCACCGCCTGGACCCAGTGTACAGTCCCCGCATTGATCCACACCAGGTCTCCCGGCCTCTGAATGAAGCGGTACACAGGAATGTTGGAGCTGTAGAGGTCTTCCAGGACTGGCCACCAGGAGCCTGTAAGGTAGTCTACCCCATGCCTGAGGGATATAATCCATCAAATTCATGCAAAGATTCTGCAGTTCCCCAGAACATTTGTTGTTAAGGCAAACAGCCTCTTCACTCACTTCTCACAGAATTTGTTGATGGCCTCCCAGTAGTGCTCGTGGACAGCAAACCACTCACAGTCACCTGGCCCGATATTGATGTTGACTGAGCAGAAATTGTTGTTCTCTTGATGACCTGATGAGACAAGCAGACAGTCAGTGTATTCGTTTCTAAGCGTCATTTATTCAAAAAATTCATCACCTCTAAAATCAGAGGACCACTAATGCCCGACTGTGTTGTCGCACACATGCCGACCTGGTGTGCGGCTGCCTGGCACCTTCATGTAGAGCTGGACAGTGTTCATGCCCAGGATGGTGTGACCGACATGACTAAGCATGTTGTTGCTGGATTCCACACGCATGAAAGCTGgcagcttcagcagctcctgcagctgagGCTTCCACCTGATAAACATATATGATGGGTAATTTGAAATGACAAGAACTCCAAGTGAGCGCACTTAGAGaattttgtaaaagaaaaatctcaccTTTTGGGGTCAGAGAGATCAATATTGGTCccaaatttaatgatttttccaattgttttctgctctgagcTGAGGACAAGAACAAAGTCTGAGTTGAGAGTTGTTAAGACAGTAAAGCAGTGAATTCTTCATACAAACAGATCATAGTTTTGTGCTAACCTGGCAGTGCCGCTGGTGTTAACTGCATGGGCTTTGTTAGAGATGTGAGCACCTTTACTGTTGACTAGTGTCAGACCAGCTTTTGTGGTGGCTGATGCGTCTGAGGACTTGGCctgctctccttcttcctcattctcactctccttctcctcctatAACACATCTACATGAGCTTAGCTCACAGGTTGGCCAACAACTAAAATGGATGCATCATTACACAGTTCACTTTCACGGTTAATCCTAGAAAAAGATTTTGTGAAATAGATCGTTATTTACCTGCCCCACGTGGGGATTTCATTGGATCAtacactgtattttttctttggAAATTGCTTGAACTTATCAGCATTATGGGAAGAATGTTTAATAATGGAACACTGTGGTGCAAAGGGCTGAACAAACTGTGGGAAAACATATGTGTCGTATAGCAACTACACTGTACTGCAATAGTGGTATAGTATATGACACAATTccaaaacatcacaaaggacTCTAACCTTGTTTTACAATAGCAAGAGCATTTACAAGATACAGCGTACTTCAAGTATAAGTGTCTAGTATAGTATATATCTGTGTATGCAGTTCTCCAGCAGCATCAAAAGCAACTTTTCGAATTCTAGTGAAAGCTTTAGCAGTAGCATACCTTGGAGATGCAAAGAAAGAATtctgaattcttttttttttttttattttgagccAACAGTTGGAGTACATTATGCTTATTCTCTGGTGTACAATGGGCCTCACGGAAGAAaacctttgttttctcctcctaAACCTCTTATGCCTTTGAGGTTTGCTCACACATGTGTTCCAAGTTGGATTCACCAAACTTTCTCAACTCTCTCAAAGAGAGCTGACTGTTCCACTCTTGTTTTGGGTTCTGGTCTTTGATATGTTATCAAAGACTACAGAAGAGGACTTTCACAGAAATAAAGgcagaaatgaagacaaactCATTGACATGAAGTTAGACGCTACAGTTGATGATATTCTTGGTGATGTTCAGAGAACGGCAACTGCAATATTATCTTCTATTTAGTTTGTCTAACTatctatttcattttatctcattttagCATCATATTTAAACTCCAAATTCATTCAGATGAAGGCATTATGATTTCAGGTGATTCGATCTCTGAAGAAAGGCAGACGATCTGGTCTGAACCACTTGTGAAGTTCACTCACAACTACAGCATGAGTCAATTGCCATTACCAGATAATTGGTGATAAATTCTCTTAAATGGCTAATACATGCTacataagaaaaaaatccatttatACAAGTGGTTTTTAAATGAGGCCCAGTGTTTGTAAAGAAAGCATTTCTGGTTTTTGACTCCACTTGGCTGAGAGTTGCAAAACAGGCTGGTTTAAGTCAATTAATAATGCTTTTACTTCCATCCCCATCTCCACTATACATTCAACCAGTTGTATGAGAGTGTTTGCCATGAGAGAAAATGTCTACCTGCAGGCTCTCCTGGAAGCTGGAGGCCTGGTACTGAGCATATTTGGCAATGGTGGTGTGTGAGCGGCTGCTTTCACAAGGCCACGTCTGCACCGAACCACTGGGATCCCAGTTCTCATCAGCGGGCTGCTGAACCTGAGTCCTCACTTCCACAGCATGTTCTGCATTGGCCTCCACCAGAGATTTAGTGGAGAACAGACCGAGATCTCACATAgggagaagagagcagagaacAGAGATAATTATTAGATAAATACAAATTTCcaaactcttcttctttttttccagttttagattcatttcaattttatttaaattttactctATTCTACATCTCCAATGAAAGTGGGATTTTTGAATGTCAAAAAAAGGTTATCCTAATGATGATGCATTCATTACTTTAATTTCTGATTTAACATATTTCATACaaaaagtgtgaatgtgagaatAAAGGAGTAGAATTAGGAATAATATTAGTTTATACTGAAAGACTTATACTGGAATATTCAAATGCATAAAAATCAACAATCCTCTGcattcaaatacaaaaatgactgtgtttgtgatgtGGCTGTGAAAATGTAGTGCTATATGCTGCCCTACTGGCATGTCGGTTAAACAGAATTTTCAAGACACACCACTTCTTAGAACcaacaatttttgtttttttaacacgTTTGTCAAATTTTCACCCCCTTCTTGCATTTGCATATTGTTCTCACAACGCTGGCAAAAGAACAGTGTCCAAAGAGGGTGGATAAAGGGCTGCCCCAGAGAGCACAAAGATGGCcttcatatattttcattaaagACATGCCTCAAAAGTATAAAACATTATGTGCAAAATGCACACCACAGCTAAGATAAAAACCACGGTTTAATGATATGCTTAATTAATATATGAACAATCAGTGCCGTCATTCCTAATTATTTCCCTTTCCCTGCGACTTACATCACAATTTTCCAAAAAAAGAGCCCTAATTAATGGCAATATGTAAGTAATCAACAGCTCATTTAGAGTGATTGGAGTTTGATAAATTCTGTTTGGCTAAATAAAGTAAATGGAGCAGGATAAATAATCTGAGACAAACATGGTGTATAAACTTACTAAGGCGGAGAGAGCCAGCAAGGCCTCTGATGACAGTGACAGCATTTTTGGGATCAGTGCAGAACTGGAGCAGAACTGGAGAGAACGCATCCCTCTTGCTCTCcaactgcagaaaaaacaaagtgcagtaATGAACTTTTGAACACAACAAAGGAATTGATTTTAAAtcttgaaaacaaatgaaaaatactgaCAGAAGTTTGgaaacctgttgaaaaacaaaGTATGTTATGGTAGCGCTCTCTGCCTGCTATAAAGAAAACAGTCCAAGAAATAATTCAAAAGATTTCCAATATTTCAGTAGAATTTTGGCAGAGCTTGACAGacttttaataaaataagaataagacTAAGGGTCTACAGCCATGCTATgggctctgtgaggctgcacttaAGCACAGAAGTTCTTTTGAATGTTTACTAAAATGGCCCTAATAACCATGCTAGCTGATGTTATATATATGTTAACCATGTTCACCAGGGTTTAGTGTGATGACATAAATAAGTAAGGCTGAATAAATAACAGTAAGGTTGAacaaaaagtacagctgaggctgatgggaattgGTTTTGTGAGTATACATATCAAAGTATTAGACTTGGAACTTGAATGTTGGAATATTTCGCCAATACATtgcaattattaattaatattattattaattattggGATATTTCAGCTCCAAGTGGTGGACCAACTGACGTGATCAACCTACAGACTGACATAACTGTTCTGTTACCATGGCTAAAAACTCATTTTTAGGATTCAGTATATAAGGATGCTACTTGTACTCACATAAATGCTTGGTGTAGGAGGGTTAAGCTTTTCGCGAGGAATGGGGATCTCACTGCGAATGTTTGGCTTAACAGAGAAGGTGGGAAGCAGGAACGACTCCTTGAATTTCCCGTTCACCCTTGTCTCCCTGGAAAAAGATCATGGAGTAAAATACATCAAGAAGAATAACTTTAATGTAAGCCTTACTTTGAAAATTTCCCTTCAGAATTCTGTTAATTAATGAGATGCCCAGATGAGGAGCATCTTTTTCAGAGTACTCACTTGCAAGCTCTGACCACTTCAGTGGCCGTGTTCTTGATGCTGATCTCAGAAAGTGGGATTCTTTGCCCCTCAACCTCTGATATGTTGAATGTTTGTCTTCCAGCACTCTCCACTTTAATCAAGAGGATCTTTATCTCCTTAGACAAGCCCATGGACAatgctttcagtttcagtggGTCCACGGGAGCTAACGAGCAGGGAGGTTTACTTGCTGGTGACGTATATGATTTGGATGCATTGATTGTTACGGTTGACGCTGAGCTAGGGGACTTGGTATTTGCATTTCCAGCTGCTGAGGATTTCATATTTTCTGACTGACcaatgtcttctgtcttctctgttaGTATCTTTCCCTCagtgttgtctttttctctctggctgtctttGCCAAGCAGAGTTTGATTTTCCTGAGGAATTTGCCCCATCATACCATCTTTGAGAAGTCTTGGTGAGTTCCTGGAGATGACAGATGAAATATCTCTTTCTTCCAAACTGcttatttcatttgctttgatTTTAGGACAGACAACActgctttcttctgtctttatcttAATCTTGATCTCTCCTTCATGTCCTACatctgctgccttttgttttctttttctgtcagtacctttgtgttgtgtctcttcactgtttcctccctcttccttgGTAGAGGCAGTAATGAGGCTGGTCAAAGAGTCTGTATGTGTTGTGGTCAGTGTCAGCTTTGCACTCAGTGACCTGTCCAGAAGAGATAACTCTGTTCGCTCATTGAGAAGCTCTGTATCTTTACCCTCTGGTTTCTCTTTTGTATCATTCTCAGTTTCCTCTTGCTTCTTCTGCATTGCGATGTCCGCATCAGGCTCCTTCAGATCTGCTGGACTATGAGATGTTAAAAGTGTGTCTGAGGTAGTGTGAGTTGGTGATCGATTATAAGGTTGGGCAGATGCTGTGGGATCTGGTTTGAGGGAGAAATCCTGATGCTCATGACACTGGATGTCTGGCCCCAGTGCAAGAGAAGAGGAGTACTTCACCCCTCTAGTGGAGGCAGCAGGAGGCCCCCCAAATGGACCACCTCGGCATGTGACCCTCTGGCCTCCAAGAAAAGTTGCCAGGCTCTTGAAGACGTCATCCAAACCTGTTTTATGGTGGCGAAACTCGGGGAAAAGAGAGCCAGAAGCTTCCTTactgctgtcctcctcttcttccttttcttcctcagcAACTTGTTCTGGTATGTCATTGTTGGAATAATTGGCCAGGTTACTTTCACAAGGCTCTTTATTCGTATCTTCAAATCTCTCATCgtcaacaggaggaggagaaaagcaCTGGGTGGGGCTGGGCTGGAGGACAGGTCTTCTTATTACTCCTTTTTCTagctcctcctcatcttctcccaGAGCTGATACTGGAGAGCCCTGCCAGCTGAGAACAGGAGGAGTATTTGCAAGGTTGTCTCCTAGTTCCTGCAAATTTCCCATAACAGCCACAGGCTGCAGGTCTGGGGCACTGAGAGCCCCTCCCTGGCCACCTTCTTTGCCACAGATGGGCTGCTCTAAGCTAACGGAACATGCCGTAGTGAGAGGTGCCAAGGCTTTAAACAAAAGAGAGGGGAGTGTATCATCTGGTTTTGCTTTTGGTCCATCTTCTAGTTGAGATGAGACAATGGTTTGCTTGTTGCTGGTCTGGTTGGGACTGGTGTTCCAGGGAAGAGACTGCATCAACTGTTCCTTGACAGGTGGTTTTGGGGGACTGCTGTTCTTCTTGGGCATTTGTTGATCTTCACATTTTGACGATGGCTGTGGTGAAGTGCAGCTGTGAGAAGAAACTTTGGACACCCtgtgtgtcctctctgctcGTTCACTCCTCAACCTGTGCTTGTGTTTAGGTGTTGACTGACCTTGATTCTCTGGGGACAGATTTAAGGTCTCcattttacttatttttgtGTCTCCTGAGGAGTTAGAAATTGAAATAGATGtaaacatttccttttctgtgaGCTCACTTTTTAAACCtaatttcctttctttctttgctgctttgtccctct
Encoded here:
- the kdm6bb gene encoding lysine (K)-specific demethylase 6B, b isoform X2; translated protein: MYHPAELYSGRNTWDSYPTGGPNRGQWAPVNNRPWSHTQRCQEGRNQSHHPSSRLYSRGERTLNHVQDKSLSKGHRQPLRLWDGKERPFEAQNWHHNSTQSFHNRAGTNNSYLTGPGDRYANWDNSVNNSVHGGPRLHRNNRELQSPPERWAPSDCRRSFPGRMINNRPGPWKRPAPHQRRDQLHQHSLPSQHPLGCPAKRRKDSGPDQSSHPGSRPLLIHAPSPPRHHRCNQDDWRPLNDRGGPCHHSDHRTSTTQQLETSKLRAGGHGFSESNLAALSQTCGSRPPHHGNRGKVDRKILSSPADHTRVPYSHHNHHYHYQRHTGHPRALQHNSSLRPLEEKDSRSYHHKQSTEPQRSHQRVISRDPAPSNSSGANSPPYPSLLCSTKDGGSTASSPSASSSPSSYMVAIGRKDPSVIHQSSSGLIGQQKLQGSPNHILRPSLTSTMPLTSHAGPKSRFSDVKYRKTSQPLCSRQSPHSRSRANKPDKCLEEHKNPEKPVKKERKGEVQKANRKGEERKRRKKKEEKRLSERKKKRDKAAKKERKLGLKSELTEKEMFTSISISNSSGDTKISKMETLNLSPENQGQSTPKHKHRLRSERAERTHRVSKVSSHSCTSPQPSSKCEDQQMPKKNSSPPKPPVKEQLMQSLPWNTSPNQTSNKQTIVSSQLEDGPKAKPDDTLPSLLFKALAPLTTACSVSLEQPICGKEGGQGGALSAPDLQPVAVMGNLQELGDNLANTPPVLSWQGSPVSALGEDEEELEKGVIRRPVLQPSPTQCFSPPPVDDERFEDTNKEPCESNLANYSNNDIPEQVAEEEKEEEEDSSKEASGSLFPEFRHHKTGLDDVFKSLATFLGGQRVTCRGGPFGGPPAASTRGVKYSSSLALGPDIQCHEHQDFSLKPDPTASAQPYNRSPTHTTSDTLLTSHSPADLKEPDADIAMQKKQEETENDTKEKPEGKDTELLNERTELSLLDRSLSAKLTLTTTHTDSLTSLITASTKEEGGNSEETQHKGTDRKRKQKAADVGHEGEIKIKIKTEESSVVCPKIKANEISSLEERDISSVISRNSPRLLKDGMMGQIPQENQTLLGKDSQREKDNTEGKILTEKTEDIGQSENMKSSAAGNANTKSPSSASTVTINASKSYTSPASKPPCSLAPVDPLKLKALSMGLSKEIKILLIKVESAGRQTFNISEVEGQRIPLSEISIKNTATEVVRACKETRVNGKFKESFLLPTFSVKPNIRSEIPIPREKLNPPTPSIYLESKRDAFSPVLLQFCTDPKNAVTVIRGLAGSLRLNLGLFSTKSLVEANAEHAVEVRTQVQQPADENWDPSGSVQTWPCESSRSHTTIAKYAQYQASSFQESLQEEKESENEEEGEQAKSSDASATTKAGLTLVNSKGAHISNKAHAVNTSGTASSEQKTIGKIIKFGTNIDLSDPKRWKPQLQELLKLPAFMRVESSNNMLSHVGHTILGMNTVQLYMKVPGSRTPGHQENNNFCSVNINIGPGDCEWFAVHEHYWEAINKFCEKHGVDYLTGSWWPVLEDLYSSNIPVYRFIQRPGDLVWINAGTVHWVQAVGWCNNIAWNVGPLNSYQYQLALERFEWNDVKKVKSIVPMIHVSWNVARTIKISDQDTFKMIKHCLLQSIKHIQILRQQLVAAGKKICYQSRVKDEPAYYCNECDVEVFNLLFVTSENSSKKSYVVHCEDCARVKSPSLAGVVVLEQYRMEELMKTYDSFTLAPSPFSK